The region GAATATAAATGCCAACTGGTCCAGTTTGGAGTCAGTTTTGAGTTGTTATACGAAAGTGTATACTGTGTTTTTTCCATTAAATAGTTATTCTCATTAGCAACATCGGCAGTAGCACCGCTAGGGTTTCCAAGAAGAAGATGCGAATTATCCACAACGGTTATTGCCTCGGTTGTAAAAGTTTCGTCCGAACCATAGGCTGTTCCACCCGCATTGGTGGCATAGGCTCTAAAATGGTAGGTTGTTCCGGCGCTTAACCCTGTAACGCTGCATGTAAACGATCCTGTTCCGGATCCACTCACAACTTTCGAATTCGAAATAGTTGGGTTTGCCGATGTATTCCAGCAAACACCTCGTTCTGTTATGGAACCACCACCGCTCAATGTCACATTACCTCCGCACACCGCCGAGGTTGAAGTAATTGATGAAGCACCTGTAGTTGTTACAGTTGCCAGTTCTGTTGCTGTTGTAAAACTAATATCGTTACCATAGGTTGTCCCCACAGAGTTTGTTGCATAAGCACGAACATGATAAGTTGTTCCGGATGTTAAACCGCTAATATTACTGGTATAAGATCCCGTTCCGGTTCCATCGCTGGTTTTAGAGTTTAATATTGTAGGGTTGGCTGTTGTGCCCCAGCAAACACCACGCTCTATAACAGAAGAACCGCCATCGCTAGTTACAGTACCACCGCTTACCACCGATGTGTATAAAATGTTACTTGCCGAGGAAGTGCTAATAGTTGCATACGCAGCACCACTCCATGCCGGGAGTCCAGAACTATTCAGCTGCAAATACTGACCTGGCTGTCCAACGGGAATTGCAACCCATTTAGTTCCATCCCAGTACTGCATATCGCCAACACTAGCTCCTTCGGGTTTATTGGTTAAATCGTTATAGCTACCCGATGTTGCAACTGTCGAAAAGGATGGTTTATCGGTAACCTCGCTCCACGATGGGACATACGAAATGGGACGGTATAATCCCTGATGGTTTCCCCAGCTATACGCAGCATTCCAATTTGTTATGTTTGAACTCGTAATACCGCTCGATGGATGAGCCGCAAAAACAGGATCGGTTTCGGTATAAGATTTCAGGTAGCCTTGGGTTGCATGGTTTCCCCAGCCATACGCCTCGTTCCAATTCAATATGTTCGTACTTGTAATACTACTGGCCAAGTGAGCCGAGAATACAGGATCAGTCTCTGTATAAGATTTTAAATAACCCTGTGCGGCATGATCGCCCCAGCTATAGGCTTCGTTCCAGTTTCCAATATTAGTAGATGATATTGTATTTGCAGGATGAGATGCAAAAGTAGGATCTGTTTCAGTGTAAGATTTTAGGTAGCCCTGAGATGCATGATCGCCCCAGCTGTATGCTTCGTTCCAACTTTCAATATTTGCTGATGATATTCCATTTGCAGGATGAGATGCAAACATCGGATCGGTCTCTGTGTAAGATTTCAAGTACCCTTGAATGGCATGGTTTCCCCAACTATACGCCTCGTTCCAACTTTCAATATTAATAGAAGATATTGCGCTTGCAGGATGAGATGCAAAAATAGGATCTGTTTCACTATAGGATTTTAAGTAACCTGCATCGGAATGATTTCCCCAACCATAGGCCTCATCCCACTGGTAAATTCTATTGCTTGAAATACTGCTCGCTGGATGCGAACTAAATACTGGATCCACTTCCGAAACACTCCCCGCTGTCTTTGCATACAAAGCGTACGGAACAGATAGCAACTGCGAGGTGCCCATGGTAATGTAATTTGAGCCCCCGTTTACATCTATCTCAACCTTAACAAAGTAAGACCCATTGCTCCAATTGATATTATCGAAGGCTTGTTTATTACTCGTACCAATGCTTAGGTTTATTAAACCGTACTCATTCGTAGATTTGGTGAAAGACTCAACGTAAATTGACGTACCATTTGCATCGCCTTGTAAAATACTAACCCGAACATCTACCTGCCTATTGGCAATTACCGCCCCATCAGTATTCCGTACTACCGCCTGATAATTAAACCTATCCGAGGATTGACCCAAAAGCGAAATGAAACAAATACTGAAAAGAAAAAGAGAGAGAACTTTCTTCATATCCAACAATTATTACTTAACTGAATTCCCAACACTTACACCGAGGAAAGCTGTTGTCTAATACGCCAAAAGTAAACATAAGGATACTCGTTAACCTGAATTTTTTATGAAAGTTTTGGACATGCGTTCAATTTGGAATAAAACAACCATGTTTGCATTATAAACATCTTTTTTTCCTTAAAGAGGGATAGTTATTTAACGGATACAGAATGCCTATTTAGCAAAACAAAAACCTAATGAAAAACTATAACATTTTAAACGGCTGAGCTTTATGGTAAAATAAAAAATCACTAAAACCAAAATGGTCCTAGTGATTTGAATATATTAAAGGTATGTTGATTTACTTAACTGAGTAAACGTTATTCTCCAAAAAGGCATCGGGAATATTATTGTCCCCCAGCTCAATTTTTACAATTTTCTTATCAAATTTCTTAGCGATATTCATGTTCTCAGTATTCTTCCAAACCAGTGCGGTTTGATAAATCGTCTCGGTAGAGCTATCATCGAAAGTAATCACAACTTTAACAGGTACGGGGTATTTTCCCTTCTTTCGAACATCCATTCTTAAATTACCACCATCAACCTTAACATTTTCCAACGCTAAATCGGCGTAGCCATACTCGTAAAACCATGCATTCCAGTACCAGCCCCAATCTTTGCCAGTAACCGAGTTTAACGTTAATGCCAAATCGGTTGGAGTTGGATGTTTGCTTTCCCAACGATGAATATACTCCTGAAAAACCTTACTAAACATTTCGTTACCAAGCATGTCATGCAAAAAGTAAAATCCTACAGCAGCCCTTCCGTAGTTCTGCATAAAGTAAGTACCCGCCGTTAAATGAGTGGTTGGAACTGAAAGGGGAATATCATTGCTAGTCCCCATACTCCTCTTGCTATATGAATTTATGTAGTAATGAGCATTGGGATTCCCATATTCTATCTCGATTTTTTTAGGAATAAAAGTAATTAAACCTTCGTCAATCCAGCCATAAAGCGTTTCGTTGGTTCCTACCATAAACGGGAAGTAGCTATGACTAACCTCGTGGGAGGTAACAAATACTTCAAAATTCTTTTGTTCCGATGGACCATCGTTACACATCATGGGGAACTCCATTCCGCCCTCGCCTTCCCATACCGTGTTATGAGGATAAGGGTATGGAACACCTATTAAATCGGTAGATAAACGCTCTATAGTTCTTCGAACAATAGCCGCAACCCCCTCGCCCTCCTTCGAATCGATTTTGTAAACATGATTTGCCATTGCCCGGCGATGAGTTTTAGGATCAACCTCAACGCTTGTGCCATCCCAGATATAATGATTGCTGGTACCAAAAGCAAAATCGGAAACGTTTTGCGCATTAAAATGCCATGCATTTTCACCTTCTGAACGAAGCACCTTATTCGCAATGTAATCTTCTGGAGTGATAATTCTGACAACGCTATCAGACCTTTGAGCCAATGCTATTCGGTTTACAATTTCATCTGTAAAAAGCTCTTTGGTATTTTGCAACTCACCTGTAGCCCAAGCAACATAACCCCTTGGTAACGATACTTGAACATCGAAATTACCATACTCGTTATAAAACTCGTAAAGCCCTGTATAGGACTCCTTGCTCCAACCCGAAATATCATCGTAAACCGCCACTTGAGGATACCAATATGCCACAAAGTATGAGGTGGAATCGTGCCGTCCCATACGAAGTAGGGTTTTATTCGGAAGGTTTGTTGTCCAGTCAACCTCCATTTTAATACTGGAATTCGGCTTTAAAGCCGATGGAAGAGGAACCATCATATTGGTTTCAACAAAGCGCACATCCGCAACAGGAATATTAACGCCATCGATACTCAACCCTCTAACCGTCATACCAGCAACACCAATATCACTTGGATCAACTGGCAATTGACGCATAACTTCGGGTTTGTAAATATTTTGATACAATCTAACCACTAATGATTTCAAAGTATCGAGGCTATTGTTCTGCAAAACAACAGTCTCGTTACCCAATAAAACACCTGTTCTTGGATCAAACTGGGCTTTTATGGTATAATCCACGCTATTCTGAAAATATTTTGAGCCTGGTTTTCCATCAATGCTACGCGTTCCTCGCTCAATGGCCTTCTGAACATTAACTGGAATAAACAGTTTTGTTTGCTGTGCTGTTGCATTCAACCCCACAAAGCAAATCAATCCGAATAGTAATTGCTTTGAACACATGGCTGTTTTGTATTAAATTTAAAATGACGTTTATTTTAGAAAAACTATTATTAGAACGAAAATTGGAACTTCAATAAATAAAAAGGTTTAATCAGGATGTACTGATTCTTAAAGGCATAGAATTTCTGTGGCAAAAAAAGATTGGCGCCGGTGCCAATCTTTCTCTACTAAAAAGTGATGATCTCTTTTGGTTTAAGGTTATTCTCCATTGTCCAGAAATGAGCCTGGCCATTACTAATCCTGAAAATTACAAGTCCAGGGCTATCGGCCGACAAGCCAAAACTTTTAAGAAAAGGCCTATCATTAATAACTTTTTCTTTCAAACTCCTATCGGCTAAGAACTCGACCTCTCCCGCAACTCGCAGCATTGTTCCAATCATTCCCTCGTGTTTGTAAAAGCAAGCCTCAACCTTCGGGTTTGCTTTTATTTGATTGGTCATTTCCTTTACTGTACTGGTTTGAAAATAGAATCCGGTTTCATCGGCAAACCAAAAACCGAGTAAACGAACTCTGGGCTGATCGTTCTCAACCGTGGCAAATGAACAGATTGGATTTTCATTTGCGAATTTTATGCAGTCCTGCTTATTCATTTTTTGTACTTTTATCTAGCGTTTAAATCAAAAAAATACCTAAAGAATTTTTCGACGTTTAAACCAAATAAATATTATTACTGAAATTAAAACTATCAGACCCAGCACCATAAAGTAGCCATTTTGCCAATTCAGTTCAGGCATAAACCGGAAATTCATGCCATAAATTCCAACAATAAACGTAAGGGGCAAAAAGAATGCGGAAAAAATGGTAAGAAGTTTCATTACATCATTGCTCTTTTTGGCAGTAATGGAAAGATACGTGTTTAGTATCGTGTTGGCATCCTCAATCACCTCATCGTAGCGCAAAGCGTAATTAAGAGTTGTCTCCTTTAGGTCCTGAAGAAGAGAGCCCAACTCCGGTTTAACCTCAAACTGGTTGAGCACATTCTGGGTTAACTGTAAAACCTTTTTGGCAATTCGAGCCCTCGATTTTTGGTAATAGAGCGATTCTTCCGAAATTGATTTTCCATTCTTTAAGAAAATAATCTTTTCAAATTCATCCATTTTATCGCTCTGGCACTGAAGTGGTTTCTCGTAGGTCAGAAGTATTTCGTTTACGATGTCGAGCATTAAAGCCTCTGTGCTGCTATAACCGTTCTGTAGATTATTTAAAAAATCGAATTTTGGCCTATGGATAGTTATTAATCGCTCATCGTTAATAAAAAACGCCATTTTGCTGGAAATGTCGCTAACCGTAGTAACATCGGCCAAATGATGAGCCGAGTAGGCTCTGAGAATAACAAAAGTATAATTGCTTATCCTTTCAATTTTAGGCAAATGTCCATGTTCTATACTATCCTCGAGTAAATTTAAATCTATGTTGAATGGACGAGTAATCTCGCTTAGCTCCTCGTGAGTCGATTTCTCTATATCGATCCATTCAAAACTGCCATATGTTTTTACCGTTTTGCTCATATCAATTTTATACTCTTTTATCGAGCCATCTCCTTAATCTCATCGAAACCATCCATTACATTCTTAATCATCAGCAAACGTTGGTTTATGTTAATCAGCCTTGCTTTCAGATTCATGTTTTTAACAATTGACAACTCCTCATTGGTTAATGTGGAATACTTTTTCATCACCTCTATTTTGGTAACCACAAACGATATTGCCTGCAATATATTCTCGTACACAAAGCTGCTCTTGGTCTTTATCTCATCGCCTTTATCCGAAGTTTTTACAAGTTCTTGCCCTCTATTGCTGATCTTTCCGCGCTTCTTCAACTTCTCGTATAGCTCAATATTTTTGTTCTCGTCGGATTTGAAGAAAACACTCTCCAGAATATCGGTTTGCAACAATTTGATGATTGTTTTTATTTGCGGATCGTTGGCCTTTGTATTGCTGAACTTATCGAAGTTCACCGTTTTCAGCACCTCTAGGTTATTAACAATCTCGATGTAAAGCAGCCTCAGGTAAACCGTTGTATCCTGCTTAATTCGTTGATACTTTTCGATTTTACCGATTACCGTTTCAATGAAATCGACCGATTTACTTCCTATGCTTATTCCTGTTTCAACAGCTTCGAGCATTTTTCAACTATTTTAGATTAACAACTCTAGTTTTCGATAATGTATCATGCCATCCAACTGCGTCTTCTCCTAGGAATGAGAATGCCTCAAATGGTATCAACCGGCAAATGCTTCGTAGCAGAGCCGTTCCAAAGCTAGGTTTACGGCCATTCACGTCAATTACCATTGTGCCAGTTATATACTTAGCAATGGTTCGGCCGGTAAGGAACTCGAAAAAGGTATAGTACAGTAAAAAAGCGACTATGGCTACGGAGTAGCTAACCAACTCGTTCTCCTCGGCAAGGATCTGAACCTTTGATGGCGCTATAATTGCCACCATTATTCCAAGGAAAAAAAGAAATATGGCTGCAAAAATCCAATAGAAAACAACATCGAGTAAATAGTTTGCCAAGCGTTTTCCGTGGCTGGCCGTATTCATCACAAATAGATTGTTTTTTTGTGATACCTCGAGTTTTTGCTTCAATACTAAATCTTCCTCAAAATATTTGCACGACTCGGCAAAGTCGGCAACCCTATCGGTAATACTACAAATTATTCCTATTCTGGCATCAAATTTCTGATTTTTGCAGATCCTACAAAATGCTAATTGTTCGTCGCGTGTCATAAATAAACTTGATTAATACAGTTATCCAAATAATTTGTAAAACTAAAAAAGTTTTAGTTGCTCTGCATACATTGCAGGGTTTTCCAATCTCAGCAATTTTTTCTTTACCTCCACACCACCCGCATAGCCTACCAGTTCGTGATTGCTACCCACAACCCTATGGCAGGGCACTATAATTGATATGGCATTTGCACCATTGGCGGCAGCAACGGCTCTTATTGCTTTGGTATTATTGAGTTTTTTTGACAAACCCAAATAAGTATCAGTTCGTCCATAGGGTATACCAAGCAATTGCTCCCAAACGCTTTTTTGAAATTCTGTGCCAACCAAAAGCAACGGTATATCGAACTTAACTCTTGACTGTTGGAAGTATTCGGTTAACTGCTTCTTTGTTCCCTCTATTAAATCGGTGGAGCTGAACCTAAACTCAGAATCCAAACCCTCGCAAACCCTCTCATCAACAACTCTTCGCATTTGGCGGTAACGCCAATCGCAAAGGCAAAGTTTGTTGTCGAAATCACCGAGGATTAATTCACCAAAGGGGGTTTCAAAATACTGTATGTTTATGATCATCGTGTCAAAGAAATTACTTTAAACCCTGAAATACTTTTTTATCAGCATCATAAAATCATCGTAATCAATTGGTTTCGTAATATAATCGGAACATCCACTAGCCAACATTTTTTCCCTATCGCCAGTAAGGGCATATGCTGTTTGGGCTATAATGATTACCGTTTTGTTAAACTGCCGAATCTGCTTAGTAGCGCTATGGCCATCCAGTTCGGGCATCTTTATGTCCATAAGCACAAGGTCTATATCGGGATTGTTCCTGCATTCATTAACCGCCTCAACACCATTGCTGACATTAATAATATTGAAATGCTGTTTTTTAAGCATTTGATTAATCAGGAGACTTGACGCCTCATCATCCTCGGCTATTAAAACTTTTATTTTCTTGGCTTTCGCAATGTACTCAACTTCCGACTGGAGACTTATTTTTTCTTCTTTAGACACTGGCTCTACTCCAGTAGGAATTGTAAAATAGAATGTTGACCCTTTATCAATGTCGCTCTCCATCCATATTTCACCACCCAACAATTTAACGTAAGCCTTGGTTATTGATAATCCCAAGCCGGCTCCTTGAAATGCCCTCTTGTCATCAATGTCGGCCTGAATAAATCGTTCAAAAATTGCATCGTGCCTATCCTTAGGAACTCCAATGCCAGTATCCTTTACATAAAATTCGTAATGATCTCCAGTTAATCCACAACCAAAATCCACAAACCCTTTATCGGTAAATTTTATGGCGTTTTTTATTAAGTTGGTTAGAATTGCATACAACTTTTCCTTATCGGTAAATACCATAATTTTTGTAGGAGGAATGCTACTTTTTACTTTTAACGATAGATTCTTTTTTTCAGCCTCAGGCTTAAAGAACTCATACATATCTTTAAGTTGCTCATCGATGTTTGTTAATGTTCTATACACCTGAACCTGACCAGACTCAATTTTAGAGATATCGATAATATCATTTATAATGCTGAGCATCCTTATTCCGCTACGCTCAATAATATTGATATACTCTTTTTGCTGCTCTCCACTCAGCTGTGGTTGTTTCAACAAGGATGCAAATCCAAGAATTCCGTTCATCGGTGTTCGAATTTCGTGGCTCATATTTGCCAAGAAAGCAGATTTGAGCCTATCGCTTTCCTCGGCCTTTTCCTTAGCCTTGATTAACTCCTGCTCGGTTTCCTTAATTGAAGTTATATCCCTAACATTAACAACAGCGGCATTAATCAGTGGGTTATCGAAGAAGTTTTGACCAACGGCCTCGTACCAAATGTAGCCCTTAGTTTTATGGATATGACGATACTGCACTCTTACTGTCTCATCCTTTTTATTTAATAATCCATTCCATGCTTCAATAACAGTATTCCAATCTTCAGGATGAATTACTTTTTTTATTGGTCCTTTTAATTCCTCAATAGAATAACCTGTACTGCGGACAGCGGCTTCACTAATATAGAATTGCTCTCCCTCTCTGTTCATCAAGACAAAGGTGTCATTAGAGTTTTTAAGCATTAGTTTTAGTTTTTCCTCGCTCTTCTCAACCGCAACTTTAGTTTCTATCAATTCTTTTTCGAACTGTTTGATTGACGTAATATCAGTAAATACGGTAAGCATAGCAGGCTGACCCTCGTAATGAAATGGGAATGCTGTAACCAACACATTTATGGGCTCTCCTTTGAATCCAATAAATACTTCCTCTATCGTTTGTAAAGGGCTCCGATATTGTACGCCATGCTTTATCCTACTACCTACAACCTCCCGGTAGTCTGGATGAACAAAGTCAATGGCATTCAACCCTATTAAATCTGAAGTGGAATTTGCTCCCACAATTTTACCTGCTGCCTCATTGGCAAAAACGATGATTCCATTCTGGTGAATTATTACTCCATCGGGAAGTATTGAAACCATTGCCCTGTATCGTTCCTCGCTTTCCTCTGCTTTTTGCTTAGCATTCAGTAACTCTTTTTCAATTTCCTTCCGTCTGGTTATATCCTCCGATATTCCAAGTAAATACTTATTTTTACCATCACTATCCCGGATTGCTATCTTTTTTGTATACAGCACTTTCGGTCCAAGTTTTGTATTGATGCTCTCTTCCTCAATTATTAAAATATCCTTACTATCGAAAACAGCCCTATCCTTAGCTGTAAAGAAATCGGCCTGATCCTTTGGGAAAAAATCATAATCATTCTTTCCAATTATTTCTTCGCGTTTTATCCCTAAAAATTCTTCTCCCGCCCTATTAATTTGAACAAAACTTAGATCATCGGCTTTTTTTAGAAATACCATGTTCGGAATGTTCTCAAAAATGTTGAATAAAAATGTCTCCCCTTCTTCTACTCGTTTCTTGGCCATATGAAGTTGCTCATTTATTTGCAGCAATTCCTCGTTCAATGCCAAATACTCTTCGTTTTGCTTTTTTAATGCCAATTCATTACGTTTCCTATCCGTAACATCTTCAATAATGCCAACACCACCAACCACTGTTTTATTAATAGAGAATATTGGAGCAAAAGTTACCTGAACCGGAGTCTCTTTATCTGCTGTCATTGAATGGTAATAGTCATCGTAATATCCAATATTTCCGGCCAATGATAATTGCAAAGCATTTTTGATATTCTTATCGGGCAGTTTATTCATATTTAAACCCACCAGAACATCTTTTGAAGAGCCTATTATTTCAACAAACTTGTCATTGCACGAAAGTATTTCTCCAGATGCATTGTAATGTATAATTCCAAGTGGAGCATTATCAAATATCAACCTATATTTTGCCTCGCTTTCTTCTGCCTTTTCTTTTGCCTCAATAAGATCCAATTCCGCGCTTTTTCTGGCTGAAATGTCTCTATTTACATACAGGATACCAATAGGATTGTTGTTTGCATCATGCAGTATATTAGCATTGGATTCACAGTAAAAGGTGCTACCATCCTTCCTAACCATAACATACTCGGCGGCACCGGTTAAGTTTCCCTTAAGCATTTCGGAGACAAAATATGTGGCCTTTTCCTTATAATCAGAATCCACAAACTCCATCACATTTCTACCTATAATTTC is a window of Tenuifilaceae bacterium CYCD DNA encoding:
- a CDS encoding peptidase M1; this encodes MCSKQLLFGLICFVGLNATAQQTKLFIPVNVQKAIERGTRSIDGKPGSKYFQNSVDYTIKAQFDPRTGVLLGNETVVLQNNSLDTLKSLVVRLYQNIYKPEVMRQLPVDPSDIGVAGMTVRGLSIDGVNIPVADVRFVETNMMVPLPSALKPNSSIKMEVDWTTNLPNKTLLRMGRHDSTSYFVAYWYPQVAVYDDISGWSKESYTGLYEFYNEYGNFDVQVSLPRGYVAWATGELQNTKELFTDEIVNRIALAQRSDSVVRIITPEDYIANKVLRSEGENAWHFNAQNVSDFAFGTSNHYIWDGTSVEVDPKTHRRAMANHVYKIDSKEGEGVAAIVRRTIERLSTDLIGVPYPYPHNTVWEGEGGMEFPMMCNDGPSEQKNFEVFVTSHEVSHSYFPFMVGTNETLYGWIDEGLITFIPKKIEIEYGNPNAHYYINSYSKRSMGTSNDIPLSVPTTHLTAGTYFMQNYGRAAVGFYFLHDMLGNEMFSKVFQEYIHRWESKHPTPTDLALTLNSVTGKDWGWYWNAWFYEYGYADLALENVKVDGGNLRMDVRKKGKYPVPVKVVITFDDSSTETIYQTALVWKNTENMNIAKKFDKKIVKIELGDNNIPDAFLENNVYSVK
- a CDS encoding pyridoxamine 5'-phosphate oxidase — encoded protein: MNKQDCIKFANENPICSFATVENDQPRVRLLGFWFADETGFYFQTSTVKEMTNQIKANPKVEACFYKHEGMIGTMLRVAGEVEFLADRSLKEKVINDRPFLKSFGLSADSPGLVIFRISNGQAHFWTMENNLKPKEIITF
- the corA gene encoding magnesium transport protein CorA, translating into MSKTVKTYGSFEWIDIEKSTHEELSEITRPFNIDLNLLEDSIEHGHLPKIERISNYTFVILRAYSAHHLADVTTVSDISSKMAFFINDERLITIHRPKFDFLNNLQNGYSSTEALMLDIVNEILLTYEKPLQCQSDKMDEFEKIIFLKNGKSISEESLYYQKSRARIAKKVLQLTQNVLNQFEVKPELGSLLQDLKETTLNYALRYDEVIEDANTILNTYLSITAKKSNDVMKLLTIFSAFFLPLTFIVGIYGMNFRFMPELNWQNGYFMVLGLIVLISVIIFIWFKRRKIL
- a CDS encoding methylated-DNA--protein-cysteine methyltransferase, whose translation is MIINIQYFETPFGELILGDFDNKLCLCDWRYRQMRRVVDERVCEGLDSEFRFSSTDLIEGTKKQLTEYFQQSRVKFDIPLLLVGTEFQKSVWEQLLGIPYGRTDTYLGLSKKLNNTKAIRAVAAANGANAISIIVPCHRVVGSNHELVGYAGGVEVKKKLLRLENPAMYAEQLKLF